The window TCGCAGGCCCAATCCACGAGTTCGACGAATTCCGACAATCCGCAGGACAGTGACCCCGACAAGCCGGTACTCAAGCGGCGCAACTGATCCTACTTAAAAGAAAACACCGATCGGAGCAGCAATTCTCGCTGCTCCGATTTTTTTGTGCCCCAAACTCGTGTATGATTTTGGTTTGTCCCTGGGGTCGTAGTTCAGTTGGTTAGAACGCCTGCCTGTCACGCAGGAGGTCGCGGGTTCGAGTCCCGTCGACCCCGTTTCAGAAGCAAAAAGCCCGGATGCGAATCCGGGCTTTTTGCTTTGGCGCGAAGAAAACAGTTCAGAGTATGCCCCCGAAAATGATAGAACTCCGGCGTCTCAAAGACGAAGGACTCGCCGTTAGACGTGCGCACAAAGGAAGGTGACAACTAACCCAGACAGGAAAGGAAAAGAAGATGAAGGCGCTCAAAGTTGCGTTGATTTTCACGGTTGTCGCTATTTCGGCGGCATTTTATTGCCTGCCCCACGCCCGGAGTCGTTCCGCAGGTCCAAACGCGATCGTTTCGCCGCTCTTAAGAGCCGGCCCCGCCGCGAGACCCGCAAACGTCGCAGGAACGAGTTATGGGCTGTTCAATTGTCAGGTGGGTCTGGACCCCACTTCAGTCTGCTATGACCCTTACCAGGTTCGGCACGCGTATGACATCGATCCTCTGATACATGCCGGCTTCGATGGCAAAGGGAAAACCATCGTTATCGTCGATGCTTTCCAGTCGCCGAACATCGTGCAGGAATTGAATACCTACAACGCGTTCTACGGCCTGCCCAGCCTGAACGGCCTCGGAAGTCCGAACAATTCCCACCTCGGATTGTTTACTCAGGTCGCGCCGGACGGGCTGACCGCGTTTGACCCAACGAATGCCGACATGAGCGGCTGGGCTCAGGAGATTTCGCTCGACGTGCAGTGGTCGCACGCCATTGCGCCGGGCGCCAACATTGTCCTGGTTCTGGCGAAATCCGATGCCGACGCGGATATCTTCAGCGCGACGAAATACGCGGTGAATCATCATCTGGGCGACGTTATTTCGCAGAGTTTCGGCGAGAACGAAAGCTGCATGGATCCCGGTCTTCTGGCCCAGCAACATCAGCTCTTTGCGCAGGCCACTCTGGAAAGCATCACGCTCATTGCCTCGGCGGGCGATTTCGGTTCAGGACAGCCGACCTGCGACGGCTCCGCCCTGACCCTGGCGGCGTCCACGCCGGCCTCGGATCCGCTGGTCACTTCCGTCGGCGGAACCGAACTGCACGCTGCGCCATATTGCCTGACGGCTTTGAGTTGCAACCCGGCAACGCATCCTGCGCCCGGAACTTATCAGAGCGAGAGGGTGTGGAACGAACCGGCTTTCGGAGCCGGCGGCGGCGGATTCAGCGTCATCTACGGTCAACCCTTTTACCAGCTCGCCGCTGTCCGCGGCAGCAAGCAGCGGGGCGTTCCCGACGTAACCTACAGCGCGGCGGTACTGCATGGCCTGCTGACGTATCTCAACATTCCCGGCATACCCGCCGGCTTTTATCTGTTCGGCGGGACCAGCGCGGGCTCGCCGCAATGGGCGGCGATCACGGCGATTGCGGACGAGAAAGCAGGACACGCTCTGGGCTTTATCAACTGGTCGTTGTATTTCGCCGGTTTGATTCCGCCGGAATATTCCCAGGCTTTCAACGATGTCACCAGCGGTAACAACGCGTTCGCCGGAGTTCCCGGATTCAAGGCGGGACCCGGTTGGGATGCTGCAAGCGGATTGGGGTCACCGAGCGCGGAGCAACTCGTCAACTTCGTCATCCTGGTCACCACACCGCTGGACGGCTTTTCGGCGGTCCTGGCCTCGCAACCGCATTCCAATGGATTCCTGTTCCCTCCCGGACATATGAAGCCGCATTGATGGGTAAGCCTGACCATTCCCCGCCTCTCCAAGGCGGGGTGGCTGCGCCATCAAAATGTGCCCGTTCCATAGCGGCGCAGACGGGGCGGTTAGTAATTTCCATCAACAGAATAAGGTGTGCTGTGCGGTTCTTTGATAACCGCCCCGCCCGAGCGGTCTAACGTTTGATCGCTCGGGCACCCCGCCTTGGAAAGGCGGGGACTGGCCGGGCTTTAGCTTGTTCGCGCTTCCTTCAAGGTATTCGCCAGGACCGCAATCAATCTGGCGCGGTCGATAGGTTTCCCGACAAACTCCTGAAATCCTGCCTGAATGGCGCGCTTCTGCTCGTCCTCGCTGACCAGGGCGCTCAACGCCACAACCGGCATGTGGTTCCCCGCGTGCCCGCGCATGGCGCGCATTTTGCGCAACAATGCGTAGCCATCGTCACCCGGCATGGAAAGATCGGCCAGAACGATGTCGGGCTTCTGTTTTCGAATCTTTTCCAGTGCTTCAGCAGCGGATTCCACCGCAATCACCTGCGC of the Terriglobia bacterium genome contains:
- a CDS encoding S53 family peptidase; amino-acid sequence: MKALKVALIFTVVAISAAFYCLPHARSRSAGPNAIVSPLLRAGPAARPANVAGTSYGLFNCQVGLDPTSVCYDPYQVRHAYDIDPLIHAGFDGKGKTIVIVDAFQSPNIVQELNTYNAFYGLPSLNGLGSPNNSHLGLFTQVAPDGLTAFDPTNADMSGWAQEISLDVQWSHAIAPGANIVLVLAKSDADADIFSATKYAVNHHLGDVISQSFGENESCMDPGLLAQQHQLFAQATLESITLIASAGDFGSGQPTCDGSALTLAASTPASDPLVTSVGGTELHAAPYCLTALSCNPATHPAPGTYQSERVWNEPAFGAGGGGFSVIYGQPFYQLAAVRGSKQRGVPDVTYSAAVLHGLLTYLNIPGIPAGFYLFGGTSAGSPQWAAITAIADEKAGHALGFINWSLYFAGLIPPEYSQAFNDVTSGNNAFAGVPGFKAGPGWDAASGLGSPSAEQLVNFVILVTTPLDGFSAVLASQPHSNGFLFPPGHMKPH